ggtcACATAGAGAACCCTatctagaaaaacaacaaaaaatatatttatgttcatGAGCTCTCTGCATGtcagaagatgacatcagatcCCATATTAGAtaaattgtgagctgccatgtagttgctgggaattgaacttaagacctctgtaagtgttcttaactgtctagtatttttttttttctagctacaAACAACACAGCTTCTCCAATGCCAACatttggcatttttttctttctttctctcagatAAAtaaactgtagctgttttcagacacaccagaagagggcatccgaactcattacagatggttgtgaggcaccatgtggttgctgggatttgaactcaggaccttcagaatagcagtccgtgctcttaaccgctgagccatctctccagcccccatttggCATTCTCTAAGTGTGCTACTTGCCTTGAGGGAAACAGTAGCACAGGCCTGCTTCTAGCCCCATATACATAGGAGTTACTCAAGATTGAGCAGGCTAGCCAGGCTCAAAACTTTGTCATGTTTATCAGGGGGCAAATTCTGTATCTGCTGGCTATTATTCAGGCAAGATGTAGCTTAATTACCCTGGGATGGCCCTGCAGTCAGTCCTACCTGCTCTGCTTTCTCAGCCTATTCTTTGTTCTCAATTGTGACCTCACATTGTTCCATATGAGCCCCTTCCCGGACCCTTTCCCTTCTGGACTCTTCCCTGTAATAGAGCTAGGGATATTGTGCTGACAGCAGAGATGGGTCGTGGGTATTGAGTACAACACTTATTGACCAGGGATGGATATCAGTCTAATTGAGTGGTCCCAGTTTTTCATGGCCAAACTGACTCAGTATCCTCTATCCTGTGGCGGCCACTAGATCAGGAACAGGAACAAGGGAAACCGAAGACTGGAAATTAAGCAGAACAGAAGAGCAGAGAGCCTTGGAAGTGGGAGGCAGAAGAGTTAAATGATGCTATCTTTCTTTCTATGGAGAAAAGGAGACAAGACCTGATCCTTACAGGAAGCTTGCCAGACTAGGTCTGAGTGATGAGGTGGCCttgcctcaccccacccccagctgcctTCCTCACAATGGGGCTCATTGCTGAGGTGTCAGAGGGCATCCTAGGGAGGGCGAGGCAGGGGCCTGCTTGCCAGATACCTGCAGGGCTCCGGTCCCTTCAAGCATGAACCTTACCATCTGGGCTCCAGCACTCCCACTGTGCTCTTAGTTCTCTGTGAGGCCTAGGGCCCTGGAGGACTTCTTGGGGTTCCTCCAGCAACCATCATGCAGGGTGGTGCTGGGGACCGCTCTCTTGCTCGGAGGTGGAGGCCTCATGCTGTGGGctcacaggaagaaaaggaaggcagcCACTGAGACTACAGAAGACAAGCCTCTGGAATCCCACCGAGCAAATGACAGCTGGATCAAATCTCACTTCAGCCGCCTATCCGAGGAGAGGTTGCCCACCTACCGCTATGTCAGCAACAATGGCCACTCACCTGAAAGCAGGCATGGGGAAGTCAATACCACCCTCCACGTGGATACCCTCACCACCAAACACGGAGAAAGGGGCGCGGCTCTGCACCGAGATTCGTTTGCCAGCAAACAGAAGATATCTGGAAGCTCAATGACCAAAGAGATGCAGAGGGAGTCAGGGAAGTCCCCGTCCATGGAGGATGACACCTGGGCTGCTGTGGCAGCTTGTACGAAGGAGATTGATGCCAAGGGGCATCGCGTGGCTAACTCCATGCTGCAGCGCTCCACAACTCACCGTCGTAAAGGCCATGCAGAATCCAGGAACATCAGCCCAGAAGAGCTGAAGGCTCTGGAGGAGGTGGAGATAAAACTGAAAGGGAATTTCCTAACTCACCATGAAACTGGAGTAGCTGGGGCCAACCAATCGCACACAGTCTATAGCCAGAGTCGCCATAGTAACCAAAGCCACCATTCCTATCCAAGCCACCAGAGCAACCAGAGTCATCCCGTTTACTCCAGCTACCAGGGTCATCATCCAAGTCACTTGAGCCCCCAGAGTTATCCAAGTTACTCAAGTCACCAGAGTCATCCGGGCCACTCCAACCACCAGGGTCATTCAGGCCTCTCAAGCCACCAGACTCATCTGGGCCACTCCAACCACCAGGGTCATCCAGGTCACTCGAGTCACCAGAGTCACCAGGGTCAGCCAGGTCACCCAAGCCACCAGAGCCATAATCTGCCCAACCGCAGAAACCCAATCTATGGCTCTTGAAACCATGTGTCCCTGCCCCCCACAGGGCTGGCTCTCATACATAGGCCTGTTTTCTCTTCTATGGGGAAACCTACGCGGTCAGGGTAAGAGACTGCCAACCAAATTCCTGCTGCTTCTGGCCCCAGCAGAGGTcatgagggaaggaggaaaggacgCAGCTTCAACAGCCCAAAGGCCCTGATGACCCACGAGAGAAGACAGGAGGCAGATTACAGGAGCAACCACAAGCCCCACACTGACTCCACATGCCTGAATGGAGCCAATAAAGCCCTGCACACCCTCACTCTGTGTCCAGGGGCTCTGTAGTCAACTGACATCTGGGCAGGGTTGGAAGAGAGGGTATGTCCCCAGCAGTGCTGCAAGTGGGCCTTGTCTGGGGCCCTTTCCATTGCATCAGACTTAGCATCAGAACAGCCTCCCCTGGTCTGGGTTAGGGTACTGCCAGAGACCCCAATCCAATCTGCCTACTGTTGCCAAGAAGTAGGATATAGCCAGATGCTTGGGAAGAGGAACCAGGGACAGGCTTTCAGACAGGTGGGACTTTAGGCCCCATCCTCTTGGTGCCATCTCAAGTTTCTAGAGTCCACAGAGATCCATGTGTCCACAGCTGGAAAGCTGTATGAGACATAGCTGGGTCATGTCGCCATTGCTTGACTTGTGACTGTGGCTACTATAGATGCTGCCAATATTAAGACTACTTACGGTTACCACTCAcgattttgtttttgaaactgtGTGGCTCagtctgtcttggaactcattgtgtaaaCCAGGCCggtcttgaattcacaaagatatgcctggctctgcctcctgagtgccctGCTGTGCTTCTTTTAAGTAGATGCGTTGTGTTAAGCCACAGCCATGGGGATGTCTTCTCTGTCATAAACAAGGTTCCTGAGGTTCAGAGATAGAACTACTCCTGGATGACTTAGTGAGATTTTTAGATCCATCTTGCCCCACAGTCCCACAGTCTCCTGACCTCTGCTCAGAGATTGTCTCCCTGTCCTCTTCTGTCCTGCCTCTCAGCCTATCCGTGACATCCCTCCACACCCTGCCACTTCTGCCCGCCCACAAAAGCCTGGCATTCTTCCAGTGTCTGCCTCCTGGGCCTCAAGGAGTAAGAAGTGACCCTCTACTCCCACATCAAGCAGCCACTTCTGCAATTCTTTGGACAGGTCCCCGAGTCACTGCTGACCTCCAAGTAAATCTTTGGCATAGATTTGAATCTGTTACACATTTGCCAGGGAGGTTACCAGTCGGTGGGCCTTAGACCTCTGGGGCGAAGCACGGCCAAGTTCATAAATACCTTAAATGTGGTCAGTTGCTTTTTATGGAGTTTGATGGGAAGTAGTTTTATTTTCTGGGCATCCCTAGTGTGAATCTGTATGCATTacattcattttaaatgtttaaacttTTCTGTGGGCATATGATGCAtctgtgtagagatcagagggcaGCTTTATGGAGTCATTTCTTTCCACCTTTGCGTGGGTTCCAGGTGTGAACCCAGGCCAGCAGCTTTTATCAAGGTGCACAGAgctttttaaccactgaaccactgcCCTAAATGTACATGGATTTTTATTTACATCGAATAAACATAAACTTagggaaatggagaaagaatTCCTCCAAGTGAGAGGGGTTCTGTGAAAGGAATGCCTTATaattgcatattttaaatttttcataaagGTTTGACGTGAGGAGGTAGAGACGAGTGGATCtctggggcttcctggccagctgcCATAACTAACTTAGTGTGCTCCATGCTAGGgaaagactgtctcagaaaacggGATGGACAGAAGCAACAATTGAGGTTGTCCTCGGGCcgccacatggacacacacatatgtacacacatacacatgtggacACACGTGGACCAGTACATATACAGCCACCCACAGATACAAATACACTTTATTTGGAAAAAAGGGGGGTCAATCAGTGGAAAGTATTGTAGGCTGCAAACTTGTATAAAAAGCAAGAGTGGTGAAATTTGGCATCTGAAATAGACAAAACATACAAGCACAGGACTGGAGATATAGTTCTATGTTGGATAAAGCCCCTGGTTGCTGTGATCAAGGTCTTGGATTTGTTCCTCTGctcagaaaaaaaagcaaaggaacaTATATTTGGGACATCTTAAAACCATGTACTCAAAGACTtacataaaatttcaaattagctcacaattttggaatttttttttcaaagtttcatgcaggcacagtggtgcacagATGCAATTTCAGTACGTCAAAGATGGAGAGGCAGGAGTGTCCCGAGGTCACAGTCACCCTCAGCTccatagtttgaggccagcccaagcAACAAGTGATCCTGTGTCAAACAAATTTGAAAGTATTTCAAGTTGACTAAGTTAAGTGTTCAGCTAGCACCCATGTTAATTCTTGGTTCTGTTTGTTGTGCTGTAAGGAAGATGCTATCGGCATTCTgcactttctgtctgtcttcaaaaTCCAAAGCTGAAACACTTGCCGACAACCCACGAGGACATACACGTCAAAGTTTTATTGTAGTCTTGTTGTAAGCAAAATGGCCCAGAGGCAGGCCACTCAAATAGATTCTTGGTGAGGACATTTTTATTAGGGAAAAGAAGAAACGGCAGATGACTGAAATTAAGGCTAGGCACAAAAGCAGCTAACCAGCCCTAGACCCTGGCCTGAGTCAGCTGGGAGGTGGCTGGCTTCCCAGTCCCTGGCCTCATCCCACTGAAGTTCATTGGGAAATTGCTTAAGCATTTTGCTAAGCTTTTTATTCCCAGAGGGTAGTTATAAATTAGATCACATTCAAAAGAACTCTGCCTCAGGCCTGCAGTTTAtgatggttattttgtttgtttgctattttgttttggggacctttgtagtcctggctgtcctggaattcactctgtagatcaggctagccctcCAGCTCAGATATAGGATAATGACTTTATACAGCAAATTATCAACACCCACCTCAGAGAGTCTGTATTGGACATCATGAACAGGGCCACTGTCCCTGACTGAATGATTCCAGGCCAAGCAAGAAGAGCCACACTCCTGCTTTAAGGTGAACTTTCTTCTAACTCCAAAAGTCTTGTATACCTAATGATTCCAGGCCAAGCAAGAAGAGCACACAGTAGGGCAGCAGGATGCTGTGGGCTTCAGGACCCAGAGGGACAGGGATTTGAGATACTTAACAGCTTTTGAAATTTTGAAGTATCTCTGCTGGGGttgaaacaaaatcaaaccacGAACAactgtgctgaggcaggagaatggcagtGTGTTGGGACAGAACCCTGACAGATTTGCTTCTGTGGTTCTTAGGAATCTAACAAGGGCCTCACACAAACCAAGCAAGTGGTCCCTAAGACACACACCCCCATCTTGAGGGACAGGGGACATTAAGAGATGGgtaagggctagagagaaagccagaagagtGAGTGTAGAACTCAGAGCAGAGGAGGACTTTGGAGTTTGTCAGCTCTCTGCTGTCATCCTGTAGGAGAGGCCAGGGTGAGAACGCTTGCCTGATCCCTTGGTGTGGTTGAAGGGCTCTAAGCGCCTCTTTACATGTGAGCATACAACAGGGAACATGATAAAGAACTGGGAAGGgaagctcagaggagaaaggctCAAAGTCCAGAGACTCATAGAGGGGTCCCAGGGTGGTACTTTAGAGGAGGAAGCGATGTTGAAGCACCACGGGGCCATACCAGTAACCAAGGTTACCTCTTCTGTGAGACACCGAGTCTCCTGTTGGCCACAGTAAATCACCAGGTCTCCTGTGCAGCCCAGCTCCAGGCAGCAGCCTCACCCACTTGAGCAGCCAGCTCCAATGAGAGGGACTCCTCCTGCTCAGTGGGAGACAAGAGGTGAGAGGTGCTCCCTTCTGGCTCAGCCACACTCCTGCTTTAAAGTGAACTTTCTTCTAACTCCAAAAGTCTTGTATACCTAATGCCCACTATTCCGAGGCTCTGAAGATTAACTCATTTTAACTTCCCTGTTTGAAAGAAATACCAATATCTCTGTTTTTCAGTTAAGGAAGCTAAGGTTTGGTTaagtcattttctctctctctttttttttaatattttttacatatttgtatatgtgtgtctgtctgtctgacaatCTGTCTGTGGAGACTGGAAGAGAGCACTGGATTCCTAGaggtggagtcacaggcagttgtgtaCTGCCCGACTTGagacctgggaactgaactcaggccctcaggaagagcagcaggtgttctaaccactgaaccatgtctccaacCTGCTGCCTTTCCCACTTTCCTCGGAAATGAtgattttgagataggatctgtGTATCCCCAGACTGGCCTTGTATTCATAATCCTCCTGACTTGGCCTCCTGAGAGCTAGGGTTGCAAGCATATGCCTCCATGCCTGGTGGCTATGCCATTTTCTCAAGCCATTTCTCAGTTGGCCACCCCAAGCGCTGGCCCTGGGTTTTCCAACTTAAGAGCCTGTGCTCCAACTATCCTACGTGTTGCTTTGCGCTTGCTTTCCTCATAGGGTCCTTTGGCTGAGTCTCTCCAGACTGATGCAAATCCtgcagttgaatgaaggagggaggaggggcttttttttttttttccagatcccAGACATCAAAGTACTTTCCAGGACATTTTCCTAGCTGAGTTTTCAAAACAACAACTCTGTAAGGGCCCAGGCGTAGGTCTAGTGCCTGATTCCAGAGGCAGGCAGCTGAGAGTTGAAAGCTGTGCTTCAGGAGACGGGAGTATGgagcctgctgctgcctcccaggGCATCAGACCTTACTGTCCTGCCTTGAGATCTACCGATGGAGCCCAGGGGTTTCTGGAACTGTCTGCCAGAGGAAGAGTGACTGTGGCCAGGTTCGGGCCATAGTATAAACCTGTCGCTACTTGATTTAGCAGATAGATAGCTGTGGCAACTAAACAGACCCAACACAATCTCGATCTTGGAATAGTCGAGGACTGGTCCCGTGTTAGCTAAATGGGAGCCCTCAGCAGGGCAGGCAGCTTCTTCAAAGGGGTGGGACACTGGCAGCAAAACAAGAGATTCTACCCTCCCAGGCTCGAGGAACTGACCTCAGGACAGCTGAAGCCAAATCCTTTTGATTTCAACATGGTTCCTTGTAGtagcagaaaggaaaagaaaaactcctGGCAGCTTTCTCAGTGGGGAGAGCTTCAGTAAACACGGAAAAGGTGTGTGGGATGAAACCGTGTGGCCATCACACCGTGTTCCTTTCAGGGTGACTCACGGGAACACACTTTCCCTCAGTCTCAGTGCCAGGAAACTCTGTGTCTCTCCCGGGCAGCTGCTCTGCTCCTTACTCTCAGGTGACTGCAGGGAAGCTCCGGTTCCTTGATGGCTCATCACACAGGGCTGTGTGGCATGCTAATACTGCTCCCAGCTTTATGGTCCTTTTCGTCTACAACATATCTATTTAATATCCAGGTGTACTGGGTTCTGTAATTGTGCACTACTTatgatttttattgtttgagacagagtctcccatATTCCacagggtggtcttgaattttTGATTCTCTACTTTGCACATCACAGGTGCTGGAACTACAGATAtggtgggtttttggtttttgttggtttttttgggggggggtgtttgatTTTTGTGAAAAGACATTGTTTTAGTTACCTTTTCTAACATTAATATATTCTGACTAAATGAAAGAAGCAAAGGaataagaagaaggagaggaggaagaggaggaggaggaggagaagaagaagaacaacaacaacaagaacaacaagaacaagaacaacaagaacaaggacaacaagaacaagaagaagagaaggaagagagagagagaaagagagagagagaggaagggaaaggacaggacaggactgctcctaggtatggtgga
This genomic stretch from Mus musculus strain C57BL/6J chromosome 19, GRCm38.p6 C57BL/6J harbors:
- the 4933411K16Rik gene encoding uncharacterized protein C10orf62 homolog; protein product: MLWAHRKKRKAATETTEDKPLESHRANDSWIKSHFSRLSEERLPTYRYVSNNGHSPESRHGEVNTTLHVDTLTTKHGERGAALHRDSFASKQKISGSSMTKEMQRESGKSPSMEDDTWAAVAACTKEIDAKGHRVANSMLQRSTTHRRKGHAESRNISPEELKALEEVEIKLKGNFLTHHETGVAGANQSHTVYSQSRHSNQSHHSYPSHQSNQSHPVYSSYQGHHPSHLSPQSYPSYSSHQSHPGHSNHQGHSGLSSHQTHLGHSNHQGHPGHSSHQSHQGQPGHPSHQSHNLPNRRNPIYGS